A stretch of bacterium DNA encodes these proteins:
- a CDS encoding CoA-binding protein, producing the protein MAATTLEAKVHDFLAQKRIAVAGVSRDKGQHLAADLIYRRLKSTGHEVIPVNPRLQTFEGDRCYPDLQSIPGGVDGVVIITRPEITERIVRDCTKAGVRRVWMHQSMGKGSSVSPEAVEYCRQHEISVIAGACPMMYGDGVDFGHKCTRWMMKLFGRLPA; encoded by the coding sequence ATGGCCGCAACAACCCTGGAAGCTAAGGTGCACGACTTCCTCGCCCAGAAGCGCATCGCCGTTGCCGGCGTGTCGCGCGACAAGGGCCAGCACCTGGCCGCCGATCTCATCTACCGCCGGTTGAAGAGCACCGGGCACGAGGTCATCCCCGTGAACCCGCGCTTGCAGACCTTCGAGGGAGATCGCTGCTATCCCGACCTGCAATCCATCCCGGGTGGGGTCGATGGAGTGGTGATCATTACTCGACCCGAGATCACGGAGCGGATCGTGCGCGATTGCACCAAAGCCGGGGTCCGCCGCGTGTGGATGCACCAGTCGATGGGGAAGGGTTCGAGTGTCTCGCCGGAGGCCGTCGAGTACTGCCGTCAACATGAGATCAGCGTGATCGCCGGTGCCTGCCCGATGATGTATGGCGACGGCGTCGACTTCGGTCACAAGTGCACGCGCTGGATGATGAAACTCTTCGGAAGGTTACCCGCATGA
- a CDS encoding DUF4388 domain-containing protein — translation MVVTNHIPLFRMAGVGPLGLPGDPAAYGLPVSAAIPGHSRVGAASAFVNVSGAGSPVGIAGPVGLRLMGSMTPKIEPRDDRSATAAAEPRRCMSGLIDETPLADLLRLLSGSQESGLLQIRSFHGTGRILLRGGRVYFCQIEGSPAVSPRKSLYRMLRWTEGSFELHPQIDPGLPEDRWMSDSTESLLMNGVREMDEINRLSLKTLKPWAPMTADLLAGRLSELSPAELDVLQTVLEHGGLLEAFLDRFPGSDLQALTGLIALIRKGFVLYR, via the coding sequence ATGGTCGTCACGAACCATATCCCGCTGTTCCGGATGGCCGGCGTGGGGCCCCTGGGCCTGCCGGGGGACCCCGCGGCCTATGGCCTTCCGGTCTCGGCGGCCATCCCAGGCCATTCCCGTGTGGGGGCTGCCAGCGCCTTCGTCAATGTCAGCGGGGCGGGATCCCCGGTCGGAATCGCCGGTCCCGTCGGCCTTCGTCTGATGGGGTCCATGACTCCCAAGATCGAGCCGCGGGACGACCGGTCTGCCACGGCCGCGGCGGAACCCCGGCGATGCATGTCCGGTCTCATCGATGAAACTCCTCTCGCGGACCTTCTCCGGCTCTTGTCCGGCTCCCAGGAGAGCGGGTTGCTCCAGATCCGATCCTTCCATGGGACCGGCCGTATCCTCCTCCGCGGCGGCCGCGTCTATTTCTGTCAGATCGAGGGAAGCCCCGCCGTCTCCCCGAGGAAGTCCCTTTACCGCATGCTCCGGTGGACCGAGGGATCCTTCGAGCTCCACCCCCAGATCGATCCGGGCCTTCCCGAGGATCGTTGGATGAGCGACTCCACCGAATCGCTCCTCATGAATGGCGTTCGTGAAATGGACGAGATCAACCGCCTTTCGCTGAAGACGCTCAAGCCCTGGGCGCCGATGACCGCGGATCTCTTGGCCGGCCGGCTCAGCGAACTGTCGCCCGCGGAGCTCGACGTCCTTCAGACGGTCCTCGAGCACGGCGGCCTCTTGGAGGCATTCCTCGATCGCTTTCCCGGAAGCGATCTGCAGGCGCTGACCGGGTTGATCGCTCTGATCCGCAAGGGTTTTGTCCTTTACCGTTGA
- a CDS encoding DUF2306 domain-containing protein, translated as MKRAAHGTVWLFLWVGSFAITLSSLVYFHADELAPFVIEKLPLPREGFYVLVLRIHVIAAALALPGCLMLSSKLLLKRWPGFHRWGGRVTGGLVIFLLTPTGFYLAFFARGGRGATLGFLLSGAVVLWAMIQAIRAARAGQFARHRRLTFHVLGQLSVAVSSRAMLFVLESCNFNPDVAYRISLWIPVLGTFALVEFLTSPALFQLISRRIYDPIVHPAPSLRSPGADLG; from the coding sequence GTGAAGCGGGCAGCTCACGGCACGGTTTGGCTCTTCTTGTGGGTGGGGTCCTTCGCCATCACCCTTTCAAGTCTCGTCTATTTCCACGCTGACGAGCTTGCACCCTTCGTGATCGAAAAACTTCCCCTGCCCCGCGAAGGCTTCTACGTGCTGGTCTTAAGGATCCATGTCATCGCCGCCGCCCTGGCCCTGCCCGGCTGCTTGATGCTGTCGTCGAAACTCCTTCTCAAACGCTGGCCCGGATTTCACCGCTGGGGCGGACGCGTGACGGGCGGACTCGTGATCTTTCTCTTGACGCCCACGGGGTTCTACCTGGCCTTTTTCGCCCGGGGCGGCCGGGGGGCGACATTGGGCTTTCTCCTGTCGGGGGCCGTCGTCCTATGGGCGATGATTCAGGCGATTCGCGCCGCGCGGGCCGGACAATTCGCAAGACATCGCCGGTTGACCTTTCATGTCCTGGGGCAACTGAGCGTCGCGGTCTCGTCGCGGGCCATGCTGTTCGTTCTGGAATCTTGCAATTTTAACCCGGACGTTGCCTACCGGATCAGCCTGTGGATTCCCGTCTTGGGGACGTTTGCCCTCGTTGAATTCTTGACTTCACCCGCCCTGTTTCAACTTATTTCTCGGAGGATCTATGACCCAATCGTCCATCCGGCCCCTTCTCTTCGCAGCCCTGGCGCTGATCTTGGTTGA
- a CDS encoding SRPBCC family protein: protein MKRESLSEIIRRPCDEVFDLLHDYERRLDWDPLLREASLLNGASKAAPGVQSLCSGKWSTGGIPMITEYVTFKRGEYAAVKLINKPPFFQSFAATIRHAPVNPGSSQISYIYHFEAKPKWLAWLLEPIMNLRLRSETAKRLRALKEYLER from the coding sequence ATGAAAAGAGAATCCTTAAGCGAAATCATCCGCCGCCCGTGCGACGAGGTCTTCGATCTTTTGCACGATTACGAACGACGCTTGGATTGGGACCCCCTCCTTCGCGAGGCCAGCTTGTTGAACGGGGCCTCAAAAGCCGCGCCCGGCGTTCAATCCCTCTGTTCGGGAAAATGGTCCACGGGCGGAATCCCGATGATCACGGAATACGTCACCTTCAAGCGGGGCGAATACGCCGCGGTCAAGCTGATCAATAAACCGCCCTTTTTTCAAAGCTTCGCCGCGACGATCCGGCACGCCCCGGTCAACCCGGGCAGCTCACAAATCAGCTACATCTACCACTTCGAAGCGAAACCCAAATGGCTCGCCTGGCTCTTGGAGCCCATCATGAACCTCAGGTTGCGAAGCGAAACGGCGAAACGGCTGAGGGCCTTGAAGGAGTATTTGGAACGATAA
- a CDS encoding hemolysin III family protein, whose protein sequence is MPDRPLLSKDGSVHVTDEFYNTLISSVGAILAAIGSFFLVSGAWRGSRPGAVLGFSIYGLTLINMFVSSALHHGVNGSPKTNHHLRQLDYFAIFMLIAGTFTPFCLIVLRNSLGWSVLGIIWSLAVTGIAFKAFVPHAPKWLLTSLFIGMGWLGLMIVKPVSRAIHWQGISALVLGGVFFTVGGLIYALEKPNPVPGRFGFHEIWHCFVFAGAASHFFLFFCFF, encoded by the coding sequence ATGCCGGACCGGCCCCTTCTCAGCAAGGACGGAAGCGTTCACGTCACCGACGAATTCTACAACACGCTCATTTCCAGCGTGGGCGCGATTCTCGCGGCGATCGGCTCGTTTTTTCTCGTGTCCGGGGCCTGGAGGGGGTCGAGACCCGGGGCCGTGCTGGGTTTTTCCATTTACGGACTGACCCTCATCAACATGTTTGTCAGCAGCGCCCTTCACCATGGCGTCAACGGCTCTCCCAAGACCAATCACCACCTCCGGCAACTCGACTACTTCGCCATTTTCATGCTGATTGCCGGAACATTCACGCCTTTTTGCCTCATTGTGCTGAGAAACAGCCTGGGATGGAGCGTCCTCGGAATCATCTGGTCCCTGGCCGTCACCGGAATCGCCTTCAAGGCGTTCGTCCCGCACGCGCCGAAATGGCTCCTGACCTCACTCTTTATCGGCATGGGTTGGCTCGGGTTGATGATCGTCAAGCCCGTCTCTCGGGCGATCCACTGGCAGGGGATTTCGGCCTTGGTCTTGGGCGGCGTTTTTTTTACCGTCGGAGGATTGATCTACGCACTGGAAAAACCGAACCCCGTTCCCGGAAGGTTCGGTTTTCATGAAATATGGCATTGTTTCGTCTTCGCCGGCGCGGCGAGCCATTTCTTCCTCTTCTTTTGTTTCTTCTGA
- a CDS encoding methyltransferase domain-containing protein, whose product MNPSRLYDAYVAERFDEDPFDLYRECREMAVGQIRRNLGQGPVRVADLGCGTGELLMALASIYPQASLCGIDGSEKMLRIARAKLVSVPASRIRFCHDDLLHLERHVEPSGLDLATLHFVLARLDNRKLLSLVHRALRPGGWCSLATATHGTFPTLRSLGSAFLSEEFIRSSSNVPQNRDDLRELLRESGLEVVEESVHRKSIRLTDFDELRDFILHSGWFPHPIIEDLPDQEINRYRELCQPFLPIEDTAEKFVFLARKV is encoded by the coding sequence ATGAACCCCAGCCGCCTTTATGACGCCTACGTCGCCGAGCGCTTCGACGAAGACCCCTTCGATTTATACCGGGAATGCCGGGAAATGGCCGTAGGTCAGATCCGGAGAAACCTGGGTCAGGGGCCGGTCCGCGTCGCGGACCTGGGCTGCGGAACCGGGGAGCTTCTCATGGCCCTCGCGTCGATTTACCCACAGGCTTCGCTTTGCGGGATCGACGGTTCCGAAAAGATGCTGCGGATCGCTCGCGCGAAATTGGTCTCAGTTCCCGCATCCCGGATCCGTTTCTGCCACGACGACCTGCTTCATCTGGAGCGCCACGTCGAGCCGAGCGGACTCGATCTCGCAACCCTGCACTTCGTTTTGGCCCGTCTCGACAACCGAAAGCTTCTCTCTCTCGTCCACCGCGCGCTCCGTCCGGGCGGCTGGTGCTCCCTCGCGACCGCAACGCACGGGACGTTTCCGACGCTCCGCAGCCTCGGCTCAGCCTTCCTGTCCGAGGAGTTCATCCGGTCATCTTCGAACGTTCCCCAGAATCGCGACGACTTGAGGGAGCTGCTTCGGGAGTCGGGACTGGAGGTCGTCGAGGAGTCGGTCCACAGAAAGTCGATCCGGTTGACCGATTTTGACGAGCTCCGGGATTTCATCCTGCACTCGGGCTGGTTTCCTCATCCCATCATCGAGGATCTTCCGGACCAGGAAATCAACCGCTACCGGGAGTTGTGCCAGCCTTTTCTTCCGATCGAAGACACCGCCGAAAAATTCGTTTTTCTCGCTCGAAAAGTTTAG
- a CDS encoding VOC family protein translates to MKATDRKRTSKKAKAIGMNHVALEVGNIEDALDLYRRLFDFTLRGRQKGLAFIDLGDQFIALRESAARRPDGGRHVGLVVDDADAVKRELDRAGKEVRRIGDYDFLDPWGNRIQIIEYSECQFSKAPGVLRGMRLAGLTKNDEALEELKEKGMI, encoded by the coding sequence ATGAAAGCAACCGACCGAAAAAGAACGTCCAAAAAGGCGAAGGCGATCGGCATGAACCACGTGGCCCTGGAGGTCGGCAATATCGAGGACGCCTTGGATCTGTACCGCCGGCTCTTCGACTTCACCCTGCGCGGCCGCCAGAAGGGGTTGGCCTTTATCGATCTGGGCGACCAGTTCATCGCGTTGCGGGAAAGCGCCGCCCGGCGCCCCGACGGCGGCCGGCACGTCGGCTTGGTGGTGGATGACGCCGACGCGGTGAAGCGCGAGCTCGACCGGGCCGGTAAAGAAGTCCGGCGCATCGGGGACTACGACTTTCTCGATCCCTGGGGCAACCGGATCCAGATCATCGAATACAGTGAATGCCAGTTCAGCAAGGCGCCGGGGGTGCTCCGGGGCATGAGGCTGGCCGGGTTGACAAAGAACGACGAAGCTCTGGAGGAGCTAAAAGAGAAGGGAATGATATGA
- a CDS encoding universal stress protein, which translates to MFRNILVPVDFTPKNRRAIAAAIDAAASGGRITLLHVVEKIDLIPPAELKEFYEELMTAARLHMKRLASRLRGRPIREEIFLGKRTETIVRHARDRKVDLIVMNSHRISPGKKGQDWGTISYKVAVLAPCPILLVK; encoded by the coding sequence ATGTTCCGCAACATCCTGGTTCCGGTCGATTTCACCCCCAAGAACCGGCGCGCGATCGCCGCGGCCATCGACGCCGCCGCATCGGGAGGCCGGATCACTCTGCTGCACGTCGTGGAGAAGATCGACCTCATCCCCCCGGCCGAGCTGAAGGAATTCTACGAGGAGCTGATGACGGCCGCGCGCCTTCACATGAAGCGTCTTGCCTCGCGCTTGCGCGGGCGGCCGATCCGGGAGGAAATCTTTTTAGGCAAACGGACGGAGACGATCGTCCGCCACGCCCGCGACCGGAAGGTCGACCTGATCGTCATGAACTCCCACCGGATCTCTCCGGGCAAGAAGGGCCAGGATTGGGGCACGATCAGCTATAAGGTGGCCGTCCTCGCGCCCTGCCCTATTCTCCTGGTCAAGTGA
- a CDS encoding AAA family ATPase — MSHALIQALQDPALFDHPVTGFAVIETHISWVLLTGPFAYKIKKPVNLGFCDFTSLEKRKFFCEEELRLNRRLAPELYAGVVPITGMESAPRLGGAGAAIEYAVKMVEFDQSCRLDRVLSSGRLEAGQIDQLARELAEFHASIPAAAPEASYGRPEAVIQAVRGTLAHCESSGLAGWCEAEARHLEPVFEARKASGFVREAHGDVHLANVAVVDGRVRIFDAIDFNPELRWIDVMSEIAFAVMDLEDRGRSDLAFRLLNAYLEGTGDYEGLRVFRFYEVYRALVRAKVAAIRLSQPDLPETDREEIRREADGYLGLARRFTRTNPPGLMITHGISGSGKTYGTQKILEEEGCIRLRTDVERKRLFGLKADEPSPPSQRAEVYGPDATRRVYRKLLDLSWMILGAGFSVIVDGTFLRRGERDEFRALAESLAVPFTILVFEATEEVLKERVASRKDEGRDASEADWDVVAKQREWRQPLAADEWPSARRTSPIT, encoded by the coding sequence GTGTCCCACGCGTTGATCCAGGCCCTCCAAGACCCGGCCCTCTTCGACCACCCGGTCACGGGTTTCGCCGTGATCGAGACGCACATCTCGTGGGTCCTCCTCACGGGGCCCTTCGCCTACAAGATCAAAAAGCCCGTGAACCTCGGATTCTGCGATTTTACGTCGCTGGAGAAGAGGAAATTCTTCTGCGAGGAGGAGCTGCGCCTGAACCGGAGACTCGCGCCGGAACTTTACGCGGGGGTCGTTCCCATCACGGGGATGGAATCGGCGCCGCGATTGGGTGGCGCGGGCGCGGCGATCGAATACGCGGTCAAGATGGTCGAGTTCGACCAGTCCTGCCGTCTCGACCGGGTGCTCTCCTCGGGGAGGCTGGAGGCGGGACAGATCGATCAACTGGCCCGGGAGCTCGCGGAGTTTCACGCCTCCATTCCCGCGGCGGCGCCGGAGGCCTCCTATGGGCGGCCGGAGGCCGTGATTCAAGCGGTGCGCGGAACGCTCGCGCATTGCGAGTCTTCCGGACTGGCCGGCTGGTGCGAAGCGGAGGCCAGGCATCTCGAGCCGGTCTTCGAGGCGCGGAAGGCATCGGGGTTCGTCAGGGAGGCTCACGGCGACGTGCACCTCGCCAACGTCGCCGTCGTCGACGGTCGCGTGCGGATCTTCGACGCGATCGACTTCAATCCGGAACTCCGGTGGATCGACGTCATGAGCGAGATCGCGTTCGCCGTCATGGACCTCGAGGACAGGGGGCGTTCCGACCTCGCCTTCCGTCTCCTGAACGCCTATCTGGAGGGAACCGGGGATTACGAAGGCTTGCGGGTCTTCCGTTTCTACGAGGTCTATCGCGCCCTGGTCCGCGCCAAGGTGGCGGCGATCCGGCTTTCGCAGCCGGATCTTCCGGAGACGGATCGCGAGGAGATCCGACGGGAGGCGGACGGGTATCTCGGACTCGCGCGGCGTTTCACGCGCACGAATCCGCCGGGGCTCATGATCACCCATGGCATCTCCGGTTCCGGGAAGACGTACGGAACCCAGAAAATCCTGGAGGAGGAAGGGTGCATCCGGTTGCGGACCGACGTCGAGCGGAAACGTCTCTTCGGCCTGAAGGCCGATGAACCGTCGCCTCCGTCCCAGAGAGCGGAGGTTTACGGACCGGACGCGACCCGCCGGGTCTATCGGAAGCTCCTGGACTTAAGCTGGATGATCCTCGGCGCCGGGTTTTCCGTCATCGTCGACGGGACGTTTTTGAGGCGGGGAGAGCGCGACGAGTTCAGGGCCCTGGCCGAGTCCCTGGCCGTTCCGTTCACGATCCTGGTGTTCGAGGCGACGGAGGAGGTCCTCAAGGAGCGCGTGGCGAGCCGGAAGGACGAAGGACGCGACGCCTCCGAGGCGGATTGGGACGTCGTCGCCAAGCAGAGGGAATGGAGGCAGCCGCTGGCCGCGGACGAGTGGCCGTCCGCAAGACGGACCTCCCCGATCACTTGA
- the ppsA gene encoding phosphoenolpyruvate synthase encodes MKFIRLFEEVGIEDVASVGGKNASLGEMARELTPLGVRVPGGFAVTAEGYRFHVREAGIGDEIRGILEGLDVRDVTDLARRGERIRNLILRAPLPPELAGEIREAYEGLCRGYGENAGVAVRSSATAEDLPDASFAGQQETFLNVRGEASLLDACRRCFASLFTNRAISYRVDKGFDHFQVALSIGVQLMVRSDLASSGVLFTLDTESGFRDVVLITSSYGLGENIVQGVVNPDEFYVFKPTLRAGFRPIVQKTLGTKEVKLVYNPRGGTRETRNVPVPAADRRRWSISDDEILTLARWGVLIEDHYGRKAGSPRPMDIEWAKDGLTGALFILQARPETVHAARETGVLETFRLREKGPVLVEGKAVGSRIGRGRARLIRDVKDIASFRQGEVLVTEMTDPDWEPIMRKAAGVVTERGGRTCHAAIVSRELGVPAVVGAESACAKIPDGADVTVSCSEGETGRVYRGSLDYDTGRMVVKDLPVPPVKILMNVGEPDRAFEFSFIPNDGVGLARMEFILSHAIGVHPMAFVRYPELADREAAERIGREAEGYARVTDFFVERLSQGIAKIAAAFYPKDVILRSSDFKTNEYARLAGGREFEPAEENPMLGFRGASRYYDVRYREGFALECAAIRRVRGEMGLANLKTMIPFCRTVDEARRVLQEMETNGLVRGKDGLEIYMMCEIPSNVLLAREFAKHFDGFSIGSNDLTQLVLGVDRDSPVVAPLFDERNEAVREMIRMVIREAKASGVPVGICGQAPSDYPEFAEFLVAEGIGSLSLNPDAIVATRLRLARGP; translated from the coding sequence ATGAAATTCATCCGCCTCTTCGAGGAGGTCGGGATCGAGGACGTCGCGTCGGTCGGAGGCAAGAACGCCTCCTTGGGCGAGATGGCGCGCGAACTCACCCCCTTGGGCGTCCGAGTTCCGGGCGGATTCGCCGTCACGGCCGAGGGTTACCGCTTCCATGTCCGGGAGGCGGGCATCGGGGATGAGATCCGCGGGATCCTCGAAGGTCTCGACGTCCGCGACGTGACCGACCTCGCCCGCCGCGGGGAACGCATCCGGAATCTGATCCTCCGGGCCCCGCTCCCGCCGGAACTGGCGGGTGAAATCCGGGAAGCCTACGAGGGTCTTTGCCGGGGCTACGGTGAGAACGCCGGCGTCGCCGTGCGCTCCAGCGCGACCGCCGAGGACCTTCCGGACGCGAGCTTCGCGGGCCAGCAGGAGACCTTTCTGAACGTTCGCGGCGAGGCCTCCCTCCTGGACGCCTGCCGCCGGTGCTTCGCCTCGCTCTTCACCAACCGGGCCATCTCCTACCGGGTCGACAAGGGTTTTGACCATTTCCAGGTCGCCCTCTCGATCGGCGTGCAGCTGATGGTCCGGTCCGATCTCGCCTCCTCCGGCGTCCTGTTCACGCTGGACACGGAATCGGGCTTCCGGGACGTCGTCCTCATCACCTCGTCCTACGGGCTCGGGGAAAACATCGTCCAGGGTGTGGTGAACCCCGACGAATTCTACGTCTTCAAGCCCACGCTCAGGGCCGGCTTCCGGCCGATCGTCCAAAAAACCTTGGGGACCAAGGAGGTCAAGCTCGTCTACAACCCGCGCGGCGGGACGCGGGAGACCCGAAACGTCCCCGTTCCGGCGGCGGACCGGCGCCGGTGGTCGATCTCGGACGACGAGATTCTGACCCTCGCGCGGTGGGGGGTCCTGATCGAGGATCACTACGGCCGGAAGGCCGGATCTCCCCGCCCCATGGACATCGAATGGGCCAAGGACGGGCTGACGGGCGCCCTTTTCATCCTGCAGGCACGGCCGGAAACCGTCCATGCGGCGCGGGAGACCGGCGTCCTGGAGACGTTCCGGCTCCGCGAGAAGGGCCCCGTGCTCGTCGAGGGCAAGGCGGTGGGCTCGCGGATCGGCCGCGGACGGGCGAGGCTCATCCGGGACGTGAAGGACATCGCGTCCTTCCGCCAGGGCGAGGTGCTCGTCACCGAGATGACCGACCCCGACTGGGAACCGATCATGAGGAAGGCGGCCGGAGTGGTGACGGAGCGCGGGGGCCGGACCTGTCATGCCGCGATCGTGAGCCGCGAACTGGGAGTTCCCGCCGTGGTGGGCGCGGAGTCGGCCTGCGCGAAGATCCCGGATGGGGCCGATGTCACCGTCTCCTGCTCCGAAGGCGAGACGGGGCGGGTTTATCGCGGGTCGCTGGACTACGACACCGGCCGCATGGTCGTGAAAGACCTGCCCGTACCGCCGGTCAAGATCCTGATGAACGTGGGGGAGCCGGACCGCGCCTTCGAGTTTTCGTTTATTCCGAACGACGGCGTGGGGCTGGCCCGCATGGAGTTCATCCTGAGCCACGCCATCGGCGTTCACCCGATGGCCTTCGTCCGTTACCCGGAGTTGGCCGACCGCGAAGCGGCGGAGCGGATCGGGAGGGAGGCGGAGGGATACGCCCGTGTGACCGATTTCTTCGTCGAGCGCCTGTCCCAGGGGATCGCCAAGATTGCGGCGGCCTTTTACCCCAAGGACGTCATCCTCCGGAGCTCGGACTTCAAGACGAACGAGTACGCGCGCCTGGCCGGGGGGCGGGAGTTCGAGCCCGCCGAGGAAAACCCCATGCTGGGTTTCCGTGGCGCCTCCCGTTACTACGACGTCCGCTACCGGGAGGGTTTCGCGCTCGAATGCGCGGCGATCCGGCGGGTCCGCGGCGAGATGGGGCTCGCCAACCTTAAGACGATGATCCCCTTCTGCCGGACGGTCGACGAGGCCCGGCGCGTCCTGCAGGAGATGGAAACGAACGGCCTTGTCCGGGGCAAGGATGGCCTGGAAATCTACATGATGTGCGAGATCCCGTCGAACGTCCTCCTCGCGCGCGAATTCGCAAAGCACTTCGACGGTTTTTCCATCGGCTCCAACGATCTGACCCAGCTCGTCCTGGGCGTGGACCGCGACTCGCCGGTGGTCGCCCCGCTTTTTGACGAGCGGAACGAGGCGGTGCGCGAGATGATCCGCATGGTGATCCGGGAGGCGAAGGCATCCGGCGTTCCGGTGGGCATCTGCGGTCAGGCGCCGAGCGACTACCCGGAGTTCGCCGAATTCCTGGTGGCGGAGGGGATCGGCAGTCTCTCTCTCAACCCGGACGCAATCGTGGCCACTCGGCTGCGGCTCGCCCGCGGCCCTTAG
- a CDS encoding sugar phosphate nucleotidyltransferase, with the protein MTGAENLWAIVLAAGEGRRLSPLTLDNRGEAVPKQFCSFRGSTSMLRFALMRAERVVPPERVVTVVAQEQKRWWSREFADRPADHLIVQPKNAGTAAGILLPLFHVFLQDALATVLVFPSDHFVEDEAVLEGALRKAAAAVVRSKDRVVLLGIEPEGADSGYGWIVPEGLEKGASRRVAGFVEKPLPLEAERLLREGALWNSFMFAAPAGFLLSLYRRFLPELFGPFVKALGGSQDRWTSETLDGLYRNLPVRDFSTDLLERAFASLWLVDVPPCGWTDLGTPERVERCMNRFEEDLEIGLAERIRGRLLTVPQAGEPAKKRA; encoded by the coding sequence ATGACCGGGGCCGAAAATCTCTGGGCGATCGTTCTGGCGGCCGGCGAGGGCCGGAGGCTGAGCCCGCTCACCCTCGATAATCGGGGCGAGGCGGTTCCCAAGCAGTTCTGTTCCTTTCGGGGGAGCACGTCGATGCTGCGCTTCGCGCTGATGCGTGCCGAGCGAGTCGTGCCTCCGGAGCGTGTCGTGACGGTGGTCGCCCAGGAGCAGAAGCGCTGGTGGTCCCGCGAGTTCGCGGATCGTCCGGCCGATCACCTGATCGTCCAGCCGAAAAACGCCGGGACCGCGGCGGGAATCCTTCTTCCCCTTTTCCACGTCTTTCTCCAAGACGCACTGGCCACGGTCCTCGTGTTTCCCTCGGATCACTTCGTGGAGGACGAGGCGGTCCTCGAGGGAGCCCTCCGGAAGGCCGCGGCCGCGGTCGTGCGGAGCAAGGACAGGGTCGTCCTCCTGGGCATCGAGCCGGAGGGGGCGGACTCCGGTTACGGTTGGATCGTGCCGGAGGGCCTTGAGAAGGGCGCAAGCCGACGCGTCGCGGGCTTTGTCGAAAAACCTCTGCCCCTGGAGGCGGAACGTCTCTTGCGCGAAGGCGCCTTGTGGAACAGCTTCATGTTCGCCGCCCCGGCCGGATTTCTGCTCAGCCTCTACCGGCGGTTTCTACCGGAACTGTTTGGACCGTTCGTGAAGGCCTTGGGGGGCAGCCAAGACCGTTGGACCTCGGAAACCCTCGACGGCCTCTACCGCAACCTTCCGGTTCGTGACTTTTCCACGGATCTTCTGGAGCGGGCCTTCGCCTCCTTATGGCTCGTCGACGTCCCTCCCTGCGGATGGACCGACCTCGGAACCCCCGAGAGGGTCGAACGCTGCATGAACCGTTTCGAGGAGGATTTGGAGATCGGCCTCGCGGAAAGGATCCGGGGCCGGCTGTTGACCGTTCCCCAAGCCGGTGAACCCGCCAAGAAAAGGGCCTAA
- a CDS encoding Crp/Fnr family transcriptional regulator, with protein sequence MKSKSLLECSRCNARETNIFCRLGANHAGRPANVKTNRVYQKKQSLYYEGAPTQGIYCLHSGEAKIFKTSSQGKQHILRIAHAGQILGLEDVFYRQDYSTSAEMIGEGTVCFIDKAAVMETVRISPETAVAVIRELSEEVVASEEERVELAQSTVRERMARLLAVLAESHGSPFRGGVQIQLPLSREEMAEMIGTASETAMRLLKEFRDDHLVQVRGREITILNRARLMQVAHIIP encoded by the coding sequence ATGAAAAGCAAATCCCTTCTCGAATGTTCCCGCTGCAACGCGCGCGAGACGAACATCTTCTGCCGTTTGGGGGCCAACCATGCCGGACGCCCGGCGAACGTCAAAACGAACAGAGTTTACCAAAAAAAGCAAAGTCTCTACTACGAAGGGGCACCGACCCAGGGGATCTACTGCCTCCACTCGGGGGAGGCGAAGATATTCAAGACCAGCTCTCAGGGAAAACAGCACATCTTGAGGATCGCCCACGCCGGACAGATTTTGGGACTTGAGGACGTCTTTTACCGCCAGGATTACAGCACTTCGGCCGAGATGATCGGCGAGGGGACGGTCTGCTTCATCGACAAGGCCGCCGTGATGGAGACCGTCCGGATCAGTCCCGAGACCGCCGTCGCCGTGATCCGGGAGCTTTCGGAAGAAGTCGTCGCGAGCGAGGAGGAAAGGGTCGAGCTGGCCCAGTCGACCGTCCGGGAGCGGATGGCGCGGTTGCTGGCCGTCCTCGCGGAGAGCCACGGGTCCCCTTTCCGCGGCGGCGTCCAGATCCAACTGCCTCTCTCGCGCGAGGAGATGGCCGAGATGATCGGCACCGCCTCCGAGACGGCGATGCGCCTCTTGAAGGAGTTCCGGGACGACCATCTTGTTCAGGTCCGGGGGAGGGAGATCACGATCTTGAACCGGGCGCGGTTGATGCAGGTCGCACACATCATTCCCTAG